Genomic segment of Veillonella parvula DSM 2008:
CCATAAAGGTCTCCTTTGTATTTTAGGGTGGATTAGTAGAGTAGATAGTGCCTAATCTACTTCATACACCATACGCACTGCATGCGGAGGTATATATTGTAAATAGTGGTAGATTTTTTCTGTGTTATTAATAGGTATATTGTTATATTTAATCTAGGAATATTAGAGGTTAATTTAAATGAATAGTCCCTATAGATAAGCCGTTAGTAAGTAACTTATCTATAGGTCTATTCCTATATACCTAGTTTTTTACATTAATTTAGAAATTAATTCATTATATTTGTAAAAAAAAGACACTAAAGACTTGTATTTTAGCCTCTAGCGCCTCTCGCTGCATAGATTTAAAGTGGTATTTAATTTGTGCTTTTTTCTAAAGCTTGTTCAATCTCGAACATATTTAATTTTGCCATTAGGAAGTTCGATAGGAAAATATTTACGTTTTTGTTGAGAATAATTTGGATTTGTTTGCATATAATGGGATATCCTTATTGAATATTAAAATTAGCTTTACAATAGTCATCTAAAGCATTTTCTGGGATTAGTATTTTATGACCTATATGAATGCAATTTAAGTTTTTAGTTTTAATTAGATTGTAAATGTGACTCATACTTACATTTTTTGCAAAGTATTCCTCAGCAGCTTCGCGTACAGTGTAGAGTTTCATTCTGCTCACCT
This window contains:
- a CDS encoding helix-turn-helix domain-containing protein, with protein sequence MKLYTVREAAEEYFAKNVSMSHIYNLIKTKNLNCIHIGHKILIPENALDDYCKANFNIQ